The Minwuia thermotolerans genomic interval CGACGCGCTACCTGGCGCGTGCGACGCGGAACTCAGGCTGGCGGCGTTGCTGCCGAAGGCCGGCGCCGGCGCTGCAGAGGATGTGGCGAGACGGTGGAAGCTTTCGCGCCGCGAGGCCGCACGCGTCGTGAACGCTGTGGAACCCCTGCCCGATGACGCCGGCACCGACGCCGCGGCGATCCGCAGGATCGTCTACCATTCCGGCGGAGAAGCCGCAGCGGACCGACTTGCACTGGCGCATGCCCGGGGCGGGGCGGTCACGCCGGAGGCGGCGGAGACCGCTCGGAACTGGCGCCCGCCGAGGTTCCCCCTCAGCGGACGCCACGCAACAGCGCGCGGCATCGAAGCCGGCCCGGCCGTCGGCGAATTACTGAAGGCTGTCGAGAACTGGTGGATCGCGGGGGACTTCACAGCCGACCGGGAGGCCTGCCTCGCCGAGCTCGAACGGCGGATCAGCGAGACGGAAAGCCCAGGATCCAGCCCTCCTCGGTCATGACCGCCTCCCGTTCTGCCGCCGTCAGTGACGCAGGCGCAGCGAGCATGTCGACAAGATATCCCTCGTTCTGCGCACCCAGCAGGCCGTCGCGGGTCGCTGCCACCTGCCGCGCGTCGCGGATGGCGTAAGGCTGGTCCTCGAACGGAAACAGGGTGGGCCAGCACTCCACATGCACCACGCCATCGAGATCGGCATTCCAGCCCGTCTCGAACGGCCAATAGAGTGTGCGTCTCGACCGGTCGAGGCTGCGGTTCAGTCGTTCGATCAGGGCAAGGCCCATGAGGGCCTGGCTGCCGACGGAACCGGCATAGGCGAGCTTCCAGACACTCTGAATGGACTTGTGTCCGGCCTCCCGAACCTGGCGCTCTACCAGGCGCCACTCCGTAAAGCCATGATGGCCGAATGGCGGGCGCGTCTCGTACACCGTTTCCGCCGCCTGCGTTCGGGGCCGCCCCCAGAAAGGTCCGGGCGGGTTGCCGATCCGGCGATTGAGCCGGTCCGCCACGTCGAAGCGGTTGTTGGCGTCCTTCGGTCCGTCCTCGACCAGCCCGAAGAGCAGTTGCGCCGCCGCCCGGCCGCCGCCCAGCCCGCTGCCGACCGGATAACCGAAGGGAAAATCCCAGGCGATCAGAGCCGGTCCAGCGACCTCCGCCAGCGCCCCGTGCAGCAGTTCCAGCAGATCCTGCCGGGTGCGGCAGTAGACCGGATCGAGCCGCCGCCCCAGAACGGCCAGCGCTGCCCAGCAGCGATTCTCCGTGGGCCGCTTCGGACCGGGGCTCGCGGCGGCGGAGAAGTCGACGACCGCGAGCAATTCGAACTCCGGATGCTTTTCGGAAACCATGCCATCAGACTGGCATGGCGGCACGGCTTCAACCAGCGTCACGGCGGTCCGACAATTTCGGCACGTCCATAAATGCGCGGAACATCGCCTCGCCCTCCGCCGCCGCTTCTTCCATCAAGGTCAGATAGCTCGGCCAGGGCGGCGTGATACGTCCCTCGACGGCGCCGAAGCGGGTCTTCAGGGTTGCGCCGTTCTTTCCCGCCAGCCGCTGCATCCGATGGTTCTCCAGCAGGCAGATCATCTCGACGCGGCTTACGAAGCGGTTGCGGGCCATGTCGAGTATCCGCTCCAGCAGGGATGCGCCAATTCCCCGGTTCTGGAAACCGGGCTGGACCGAGATCGCCAGTTCGGCACGTCCGGACCAGACCTCGGGCGTGGCAATCAGTTCGGCGACCCCGCGCAGCTTGCCATCGACGAAGGCGCCGAGGATGGTGCTCCTGAGCCATTCGATGCGGCTGACATAGCGGACGATGAAGGCATCCTTGACGATGCTGCAGAAGCGCATGCGCCGCGAAACCGGATCCAGCGACAGGAAATGATCGCGCAGGAGATCGCGCTCGAGAGAGGTGATTTTCCGCATCGTGACACGGCCAAGGCTGCCGGTTCCGTAAAGTTCGTGATCGGCAAGCATGGAAGACCT includes:
- a CDS encoding GNAT family N-acetyltransferase produces the protein MLADHELYGTGSLGRVTMRKITSLERDLLRDHFLSLDPVSRRMRFCSIVKDAFIVRYVSRIEWLRSTILGAFVDGKLRGVAELIATPEVWSGRAELAISVQPGFQNRGIGASLLERILDMARNRFVSRVEMICLLENHRMQRLAGKNGATLKTRFGAVEGRITPPWPSYLTLMEEAAAEGEAMFRAFMDVPKLSDRRDAG